The Geminocystis sp. NIES-3708 genomic sequence TTAAGTTCTTATTTACCGACAGATAGTCTCATTAAAGAAAAACTTTTTTCTAATCGTCCTGTATTTACGGCTTTTTTACCTGATGAAAGTTTAGATAGTTTATATATAATCTTAGAAGGTGGACCTGTTATTGTTCGTAGTAATCCTTTAGATAGAATTATTTCTATTACCTATGCCCGAGGGTGCTTTGGTATGCGTAGTTTACCCTTTAGTCATGGTTTTGCTACAAAAAGTTTTCCTAGTTTAGTGGAGGCTTATAAAACAACTTATATTACTAAAATTCCTTTAGTATCCTTACAGAAAATTTATGATCATTTTGAGTTAGTGCGTGAACGTTATAATACTCTATTTGAATTAAGAGAAAAATTTACTTATCATTTACTCAATTGTAGTAGCTATCCACCTCAAGCTGTCGCATCTTTATTGAGAGCATTAATTTATCAAGAAAGAGAATTAGAGAGTCAACCTGATAACAAAGGAGTTTATGTGCTAGATTTATCGGTAGAAGTTATAGCTAAAGCTTGTCAGTTGAATCAGCGCACGGTAGAACAAGTTTTAAAAGGTATGCAAAAACAAGGATTAATTAGCTTAGATAAAGATAACGATACTTCTGAGGATGTCATTAATATTCTCAATGCAGAAGAATTAAAAGAAGTTTATAGTGCTACTAGAGATAAGGTTTCATGGTGGCCTTTACGTTAAATGCTTTTACTAGGGTGATGCTCATTAATTATCGTTTACAAAAATTGTAGAAATACAAAATTAGCATATTTTTTACAATTTTTGAAGAACATTCAACCCCTCATCAAAACCTGAATTCGATATAAATTTGTTAGAAAAAATAAGACTTGGAGACGAGAGAATTAAAGAACTAGGTTAAAACTGATTTAAACATTATTAACATTGATTTTCGACAATTGTTGATCAAATTTAATTTTTTAAGTAGCTGAAATTTGATGTGTCATCAATCTTAAATCCCCCATAGTTCAAAATTTTAAGTCAAAATGAGGTATCAAAAGTCTTTTTCAGAAACTTTATTATTCTTTACATCCCAAACTGTCTCTAGTTTTTATCCCCGTAACAGGATTAATACCAGTGGCTTTTTCACACATTAAACTAACTTGATAACGATCAATCACAGCTCCAGAAAAATCTGCTCCTTCTATGTTAGTATCGTAAAATCGGGTACGAGTAGCAATGGCATCTACAAAAATAGCATTTCTTAAGTCAGATAAATCAAAAGTGACACGATCAATTAAAGCACCTGTAAAGTTAACACCCCGTAAATCTGCACCTAATAATATTCCTTCTGTCATGATGGCATTAGTAAGAT encodes the following:
- a CDS encoding pentapeptide repeat-containing protein, whose translation is MISTRFLTILWRVFCIFLLLLLSIGLILLTPQPVNAEILNFTYAELEGQDFSNRDLTGSVFAATNLRNASFQNSNLTNAIMTEGILLGADLRGVNFTGALIDRVTFDLSDLRNAIFVDAIATRTRFYDTNIEGADFSGAVIDRYQVSLMCEKATGINPVTGIKTRDSLGCKE
- a CDS encoding helix-turn-helix domain-containing protein, coding for MAKKKTPSETNILSLLTENSYLFKGLNQEELSSYLPTDSLIKEKLFSNRPVFTAFLPDESLDSLYIILEGGPVIVRSNPLDRIISITYARGCFGMRSLPFSHGFATKSFPSLVEAYKTTYITKIPLVSLQKIYDHFELVRERYNTLFELREKFTYHLLNCSSYPPQAVASLLRALIYQERELESQPDNKGVYVLDLSVEVIAKACQLNQRTVEQVLKGMQKQGLISLDKDNDTSEDVINILNAEELKEVYSATRDKVSWWPLR